CATGGAAACTTGACATTTTCTTTAGTGAGTATTAGCTCTGATTGACGTACTAATACATAACCTATCCATACATCTTtctaaatgtgtttgttttttttcacacatccatttttaaaaaccaaacattgACTATGCTAGAGTATCCCTATACTGGATATTTACTTGGAACAGTCTAGTTTAATGGTCCAGTGGTTGAATCCAGGAGCTTGGCTGTCTGGGTTTGAAGCCCAGTTCTGCAACTTAATGGTTTTgtgatcccttttttaaaaaaagattttcatttatttatttcttcatgagagatacagagaaagaggcagagacataggcagaaggagaagcaggttccctgtgggtagcccaatgtgggactcgatcccaggactctgtccaggatcaggctctgagcccaaggcagacactcaactactgagccacccaggagtccctggttTTGTGATCTTGAATATGATCCTTAACTTCTCAGCCTCTGTACCTtggttttcctcatctgtggaaaGGGATAATACTAGCTCTAACCTCAGAAGATTACTGTGATGATTATATGAGTTAAAATGTGAATAGAAGAGTGTCTGACATATAGTATGTGATATTCCTATTAACTATTACTATAATTTACTATTGCTATTACTATGATTTCAAGGTGTGTACAAATCCAAAAAAGAAACATAGCACATTCCCTGGCACACTAATTTTACTTTAACAACTTGggagatttattaaaaaaaaattttttttgaatcgTAAAACTTCTTAAAATTGGAAATATTATGTAGTCAAGTGTAAAATTCATTGTAATACTGAAGCCAAAACACAGATTTCAAAGAAATCTCAAGCCTATAGCAGCCCCTCCAGGCTGTACCAAGACCTGAACCTGGGTTCTCCCCTCATCCCTTACCCTGCCCCCACACCACCCCAATTTGGGACTTTTCTAGCAGAAGCTCTTCTAGGTCACCTGTTCAATCACTGCATGGGCTGCTTCGTTGGGATCATGGCACTGGTTGACGAAATTACAAATCTCTTGACTATTCACCATGAAGTTAATTCCATCTGTGGTGAGGACCAGGAAGCTGTCATCGGCATGATGTAGCTGTAATCAGAACCAAATACCTAGACTCAGCCTTTGAATAATCATCAAAAgtcaaagattttatctatttgctgAGAGTTTCTATGTTTCAAAGCTTAACAGTGAAAATGGAAGGCCTAGATTTGGGGCAAAATTAGCAACATGCGGCATCAACCACCATGGACAAACCTAACATTTACTTAGTaacaccacaaaagaaaaagctAGACAGCCAAATGATGAGAGGTAGCACGTTGCAATGGTTGAGAGCATAGTCACTGGAGTCAGGCCTCCTGAGTTTGAAATCTGCCTCTACTTTTTGGTGAGGCAAACATAGGTTAAGTTCACCTATGCTCTAgatttgttttctctgtaaaatggagtagttttagctattttaaacagagcctggcacatagtaaacccTCTGTAAGTATTTGTTAGACAAAATGAACATAAGTGAGGTAGGTATAAGATAAGAAATCATtcaattgggcagcctgggtggctcagcagtttagcgccgccttcagcccaggacctgatcctggagacccaggatcgagtcccacatcgggctccctgcatggagcctgcttctccctctgcctgtgtctctgcctctctctctctatctctcatgaataaataaataaaatctttaaaataaataaataaatcattcaatTAACAATCACCTGCTGCCATTGTTGGGAGCCTAGCACTTGCAGAGAGGGAAGTGTCAGCTCACAACTGAGTGTATGTTGAGGGAAGTGTAGTGTAATGGGGCACTGAGTAGTAAAACGCAAAAGATGTCCGAGAAATGGAGGCGGGCAATTATTTAGCCTGGCATAAAAGGGAAGTGAAGGTCAGGTTCCAAGCGGTAGTGATACTGGATGATCAGGTGCAGCTGAGGAAGGGCCGTagagccattctaacaggtgaaTTCCAGAGCAGCATAAAGCAAAAACCAAGCACTTCATCATACAGTAGGCCAGTTTCTTATCTGAAGAATTCATCTATCCTTCCACAAActactcatatatttttttaagattttatttatttattcatgagagacacagagagagagagagagagagagagagagaggcagagagacacaggcagagggagaagcaggctccatgcagggagcccgacgtgggactcaatcccggggcccaaggatcacaccctaggctgcaggcggcgctaaaccgctgcgccaccagggctgcccaactactcatatttttaaaaagtcatgttgGCTTCAATTAAGTCTTCTAAGAAAGCCTGTAGCTAGAAACAATCCTGCATTCATTCTTTGCTAGTGTATCAAATGTTGTAGGTTGTTACCTTAATCCTCTTTGTTTCTGGTTCTGCTATCACACCACTGGTTTTAAGATCCAAATCTCCAAGACTCCTTGTCATTGCAAGTCTGCCATTCACATGAGGCTGTCCCAAACTATTCCAAGCTACAAAACCACCACATTTCTTGATCCTGgtccaagaaagaaaggaaatgaaggcaCGATTAAACTTAAGATGAATCAGTTTAAAATGCAAGGTTTtagggtgcctgcatggctcagtcaattaagcacctgccttccgctcaggtcatgctcccggggtcctgggatctggccctgcattggactccctgctcagcggaaggtctgcttctcctccctctgctcctaccccctgctcatgctctctgtctctctctcaaattaataaatgaaatctttaaaaaaaataaaatcttaagataaatggaaaataaaatgtaaggttTCATTTCTATCTTGAACTATATAAACAGCATCCTCATAGAATGATCAGTGGAGGTGGTacctttctttttcatcttttctttctggagTATGGTCAATGGTCAGCTTCATGGGTTTTCCTTTTCTACACAAAATAGCCCGGCTATCCCCAACACTGGCTACAACCAGTTCAATACCATCTCTCACCAGGGCTACTGTTGCAGTAGTCCCAGAGGTCAGAAGGGTTGCTGCAAACATTATGAAAAAGAGTATAAGTCAGTGACAGTCAAATAATTGGATATGgaatttttattacaaaacaaaacacaggcatGTTAAACTAATGCTGAAATGTATCATTCTAATTTAACTAGATCTatgcaaataaaatgcaaatgaactATGTAAGTAAAAGCATGCAGAGAAGGAAGTATTTAATTCAGTAACAAGGCTCCATGCAAATAGAAAAAGTCGCTAACCTAATTTGGTAAAAAGTGCATCACAGTCTCCAAACGGCCTCTATTCATATAAACTAAAGCTGACTCGAGCTTATAATTATGACACCTTTGTGTGTACATTGGGTGCCAGTATTAAAAGTATTACACTTTAATTAGATTGGCTAAAATGGCAGAATGACTCTTACGTCTACTGAGCTCATTCAGGCAAGCTGACTTTCCTGAGATCTCTATGTACTTAGAaggctttctcttccatttcttacTCCGATCTTGTCAAAGTATTATCAGTTAATAAGCTAAGCAAGAATGACAAGGACGTATCCTTTGCTCTTCAAGCactgtattttatattctttccttctacaattgttttaattttacaaatgttcactaaaaaaatcctaaaatggcTAAAGGTTcacattcttttctatttatctttgtcCTCCCCAGACATGAAACAAAGTTACAACCATCATTATATTAGGAAAATACAGGGGGTGGAGAATAATATTCATTTTAGTTTCCCAAACGCTTGATATATTCACATTTAATTTTCTCTGaccaataacaaaattaaatgtcACTTGGCTGGAGGTCGCCACTGTTTCCTTCATCCAATCCAAACtgcatttttttatctttctttgatttcttcaaacCGCATCTAAGTTCTTTATCACTTGCTAAAAATTTTGAAGGTGCATCGAGCCTTGCCAAAAGTGAGAATACTGTGAAATTAAGGGCTACAAGGTAAAGCAAAttggaagaaactgaaaagatAACTTATTTAAAGCAGGTATTGTCTTCAAAAATATGGTTAATTCTTTAAAGCATCGAAATAAAATGTTCAGGTGATCATCCaaagatgatttctttttaaaaggtagattTAGGAAAAATGAAATGCTATTGATTTGACTGATTGAGGCTCaatctttccaattttttgttttgttttgtttttgcaaaaagacactttaaaaaaatttcatcaatAGTGCATTTGGaaggatatagatatatagatataaaactatatttttccAATTGGTATATTAAAATGCCTGCTTTAATCAgaaaagtgaaatggaaaaaacattaaTAAACCCTAATTAATCTTTTATATCCATGCTGAATCTAATTTATCAAGAAAGAGCATTTATAGTTGCACTATCTTCCCATTGATCTTTTGATTTTGGAACTGTTGTGCAAGGTAGGATCTCAGCGATGCTAAAACATATAACCTATTTGTCATTGTGTAACGTAATACATGTTTTAGCATAAGTATCAGTGATGTTCATATTACAAAAGTTAACTTTCGAGTTTCCCAAAATGTTATATGAGATAACATTCACAGTTTGACCACTGTGATCTTTTCCAATGATGGGGAAGCACCAAACAAAAGAGCACAGGCATTCACTCAGATGCTACCTGTCCAGGGAACTTAGTATTACTCTCCTTTGCTTATTAAATGGTCAgcagctgctttttaaaaagtggtttttaACTAGAGCAAAACAGTTAAAATTTCGtaaatgaaaacttccaaatttcgCTGCTTAGGATTCTATTGTAATTCATGGCTCTGCCATCCGGGAATGTAAAAGAGCTTGAGTTTTTACCAATCCAACTTCACAGTTCCAAAATCCCAGGATTTATGGGAAAGTTTTCAAAACTAACTGTTGGTTCTGGCTTGCTAAGcatctaagaaataaatattaaataagcatttatttcatttagcatttaaCATGGAAGTAAAAATTCTCACTTTTTACCCtaacaacaaaaactataaaactaagACATCTTTCAATAAGGTCTTAACACTCACTGGACATTTCCTACTGCAAGTCATCTCAACTAATGGGACAAAGAGGCTGTGGGAACCTTCCAGTAGTCCAGGCTAGGAACCGCTGGACTCCTTCACCTGGGACAAAATTAAGCAGATCTCTCTTTCCACTGAAGCCCAGCATATAGTGTCCACGGGCTCCAGGTCTAGAGCTGCTGACCGGGCACAGTTCTCTGCCACAAATAACACGCACAGAGGCAAATAGGAAATTCACCCAGGAATTGTGCTCAAACATTACAAACCTGCAACACAGGGGAGGGCAAAGAAAGAGCTGCAAAATAAGGGGaagggtttttattttgatgaaaatttcACTGGCAAATTATATCATATTCCAGGAGGTGCCAAATCAATGAATTCAAGACTCAGTTTGCccaagttgatggtattttgtaGTTGAATCTAGTTTTTCATCACAGAGTAAAACTTCTTAGTTTCACAGTGTCCCACCATAGGAAAAACTATATACAAATGCAGGCATACAAAACACATACACGGTATAACATACACATCTAtacactcatactctctctctccctcacacacgCACACCACTCACACACACTTTAACAGTTAGTCCTGAGAAGTAAATCAGTACCTTTACAGAGCTGAATAAAGGGCACCGTCAATTTGTTTGGTACCAATATCAGAACTATCCCAATAACTAATGGGAAAATACATGGGTACAGCAGTGAATAATCTGTATCTGACAAATAGTCCATAGTTAGAGAAGGATGCACACTACAGTATACCACCAAATTACTGGGATTCAAATATAGATCAAGAAGGAATCAAAGCACCTCCTATACCAGATACAAGAAGTAGCATATTTGTTAATGATgctgaaggcatttttttttttagtagactgattaatttaaattaattgtttAAATTTAGGCTAGTAAGGCTCTTGAGCTCTAGTGCCTGTTGATGAGTTTATGGAATTCATCAAACGGGTATTTCTGCAGCTCTCTTTTCCCCGGTGTTGCAGGTCaacatatcaaaagaaaaatgatcaagtTTTTGAATGGCAACATAAGAGTAAAAGCTCTACTTTGCAAACCATAACCCCCCCTGGGTAATTATTGTTTACTGcataaatgataatatatataaatcaatacagtttcaatatttattcaatgtGGGTGTTCTAGACATGTATGACTCATGAACACCAAAATCCAAGTAATGAGCTGAAGCAGTAACAGCACAATAAGTATCTCTTCTATATTGTCCCTATTGCCTTTTGCTTTTGGCTGCTGCCAGTATAAGAAGGGTACTAGAAAACACTGCTTTTCTGACACTGGTTATTCTGTAGAGATCAGGTAATGTGAAGAGCACGGAAGTTTCCAACAGGACTCACGATGCTGCCACCAACATCTCACGCTCTGAACGTCAGAGCAAGTCTTCTCTTTTTGATCCATTTGTCTCTTGGGGAGTTTTGCTGCTTTCAAGGCTTAAGCAATCTAGAAACACTTGGAAGAGTTTATAGGATGTAAAGGATATAATCTCAGTTTTATACCACCCCGTTTGCTTTAAGTGACAATTTGTTGATAAACAGCAGAGTAATGGGACATCATTGGAATTTACTGGCTGATTTCATTAACTGTAAAAATACATGTGACTGGCATAAATTGAATACAAAAATGCCTAAAGATGATGATGAAATTATCTTCATAAATAAGGGTAATTTCAAAATGTGtcaacaaatcaataaaaatagccAGCAATTTCATAAGGGCAAGATTCTTGCTGTTTTTGGCAAGTGGCATTCTGATTTTAGTCTCCTCAAACCCCCTCATTTTAAACTGAAATAGTAACTATTTTAAATGCTAATGGGATAATTTGAAACACTTTATGCAGATGTGACAGCTTTGGACCAAACTCTTGAAGAAAACGTTTTatgttcactttattttattcactttttctcAAGAAAGCTAATATAGTATAATTGAGGGGTACTCCTCCCATTTATACCCCAAATTCTATTATTACTGACTTATTCCTGTGGCTTAACCAATCTCTCTTCAGGCTTCCCCTACTTAAAATTCAAATCCATGCAGCAGTGATAACTCATTAAAACATATACATTAATAATTTGGttaaatcaggggtgcctgggtggctcagtagttgagtgtctgccttaggctcaagtggagatcctggggtcctaggaacAAGCCCTGAGGAGATTCCCCTCTGAGTGGGgcggctgcttctccctctccctctgtccctgcccctgctcatgcttgcttgctctcttgctcactctctctctctttcaaataaataagtaaaatcttcttttaaaaatttggttaaaTCAGCTCTTGGATAATCAAATAATAAACTGTAATAACTTTGGTGAGAAAGAACAGGCATGGAGATCAGGTCAGTCCAAATAATGATTGAGTACCTTCCAGATTCTATACTGGGTGCCGAGCACTGGAgattcaaaatgaataaaccaTGGTCCCTACTTTTAAACTGCTCATTGGAATGGCTCAAGGAGGGAAAATGGGACTAATGCtgatagaaaagttaaaaaaaaaaaaaaactggaagaggGCAAACTGTAttatttcacaattttatttaacTAGCACTGGATCCTATCTATATCTATCCCAAAAAGAATATTATCCACTCTTATAATACTGATACAGCTTCAGTTCttactaaaaaccaaaaaaaaaaaaagtttttaatttaaataactttgaaatctgaaacagtatttgttttaattcacaaattgaaaaattaaaacaacttaCAGCATCTATCTTCAGTGActttaatatatttgataaaatagGCCCCAAATATCAAAACGCAATTTTTAGCAATGTTAAAAGCCTTGGCAACTTactaagaataaattttaaagttgttctcaaaattcttatttaaagacacacacatagaCCAAGTGATCTATAAGAATACACACAAAACAAGATTTAAGAACAATGTCATAGTAGACCCTTTCTTTTAGTAGCACACTAGGTTTCATTCTGTTGTGCTCCTTTATACTTGCAAACAATTGGCCATTGAATGAAAACTAAATTTGAGGCTATCTTATGAAAATTCTGAGATCATTAACTCAAAGCGTATGACAGATGCACTAAGTTAAATGgagtttaaatttattattaaaaattacattttaggcATTTTAGGATTACTTTCTTTGTACAGCCACGAGTAAGGCACCTTCAGAAAGTTTCTCTTAAGGTAGGGAAGTTAAACAAATTTTTTCAGAAAGTTCAAAATTCCCTTTAACAAttctttaataaattcttttttttttttaattctttttttttaataaattctttatttattctttgataaaattccctttaatttattctttaataaaatgaaaggggTCCTCTCATATTTAATGCTGAATCTCAGTTTTAAGCAACTTCGTCAATGAGATTCTTTACCAAAGGACTGACTGCACCCATGAAGGGTTAATGTTTTGATCATTGGCCCCCACATTCCCATGGTAAACTCAGGTTTTCTTATGACAGGTAGAGCTGTTAGGCTCTACCTGTTTACAGAACAGCTGGTGCACACCACCTGCACTACAGCCAATAAACATCTTGGTGTGAGTGAGATACAGCCAACTTGGTtatgaatgaaaaaagagcatGCCAATATTCAGAGtcataaaattaaaaccataagaaAGTGTTTGACTGTTCTCTTCTACCTCCTATGTTTTACCATTAGGAACAAGAGTTCAATCTTATACCTACAATTTACCTTCTCTCAACCTCTATTTTCAAAGGTGAGGAGCCAGCTGGAAGGAAAAAAGTCCAAAggaatgaagaagagaaaatgggcCGAATGatctacaaataagaaaacaaatccctGAACAAAGAAAGTGGACTCTGATGCTTTTCCAAGAACTATGGTAACAGTGAGGTTCTCAAAAAAGGGGCGGGAAAAATCTTATAAGATGGCAAACAGAGCCACCTTGTCATCCTCTAGAACCCTCATCATGAACATGCCCGTGAGAGAAGCCACTGTGGGTGCCAGGGAAATCCCAGCCCCTCACTCTGTAACTGGCCTTATCAGTGAAATGAGGCTTTCCGTTCTTATGCTCTCCAATAGAAAATTGtgaaatgttcatttctttggTGCTTTGACTTCCTTTAAATAAAGAGAGGAGCCAAACACAGATTAATATTGCGTTACTCACTTCCTCATCAGTTAAGGGGTCTGTAGCATGGCCACTGCAGAAGTTTTACATGGTCACTGCAGAAGTTTTCAAGATTACCTTTAAGAGCAAAAGATTTGGGGGCCAACTAACTAGAAAACACTAGTTTTCTATGTTTCTATGAAAAACACTATGTTTTTCGGAATGTTTTTGATAAATTTAGTCAAAAtcagaaacattttacttttaaaatttaaggacATACAgtacacaaattttaaaaattcagctgtCATGCCCTTGtgtttaacaaataaaaacaaaactatcacTAGTTACCACAAGATGCAAGATGAAATAATGTTTAGGAGTGGGAGAAAACATATCTTCTTTTAATTAAACAAAGTAGTGCATATTAGCCATTGTCTTTTCTTACTTAGGACCAGTTAGCAATTTTCTTCTTGTCTGGACAATTATTTCGTAGCTAAATGAGATGACCCTATAGTGTATTTTAGTACTTGTTCATCAGATTcatctaaaaaaccaaaaacagtaaACCCTCCCATAGTATGGATCTCCTATTCACATAAAGagcaaatttaacattttttcatccttttaaaatttaaattcaatatcaGAACCATTTTAGAGCTTCAATTGTTGAAAAATTCTCCaatatacttcatttaaaaatgaggtaCTAACATTACTTTGGATTCCAAACAGCATTTAAAGTCATTCAAAATCACTTTCAACATAAGCATCCTCACATATAAACTTACATTCCCACCCCTAAGGGGCTTAAATTGTTTCCTTTAACTAGACATGCCCCAGGACCCAAAGGAATGTGATCGTTTTACTTACCATCAGCAGACAGGTGGGCATGCCTCGCAAAGGCTTTATCTATTTCTAGAAAAGCCAAGGTCAACACAGTTTCCAAGTTCTTCTCTTTAGGAAGCAAATCCCTttgtggagaggaagagagtccCAAACAATCATCTTATTAAGGTTTCTCTTCATCTAGGTCCCTCTGGCTAGCTTTTATTCCATACAGTAGACCTCCATAGTTTGCCTTCCAGATGCTTAAAATCCACAGATTAACAAACAAATCAAGTTAGGAAATAACTAGGCATGGAGATAAGCCTTTaagaacaatgaaataaaagtcCAAGTCTCCATGCTCAAAGATTAATACTTTCTATCCACAACCCTGAGAGGTCAAAAGTTCCCTCAAATAAAAATACACCACTAAgttcaaaaatatgaataaattttaaaaatatatgaataaattgaCTTATGACAGCACGAATAACAATTTCACGGCATAATTAACTATACACACGAAGACATAGTCCTATGTTCTCCCCCTCTTTTAATTCAAGTCGTATGATCCCCAAAATACATTACTTATCACTGCAgtaaatgaactttttaaagagCTCCAAAATACCctcattaaatgcattttctccaTATGAATGTCAATCAACTAAAGCTAGTCATACCCCTTGAAAGAAgaattaccatttattgaagtaCTATTTGCCATGCACTGGTAGGAGTAAATGCTTCTCAGAGTACATGCGCTCATGTACTTTATGTTACTTTGCTTGAAATGATCACAAATCAAAGTGCAGTTGATTCTGGTCAATGCGGTCACCCGGGGAGTTGTTAAGAACATACATTGTGGAAAGGTGATAATCATCAGTAATGAATggcattcttggggcacctgaggtcacggtcccagggtcctgggatggagccccgcaagcagggagccttcttctccctctgtccctccccctgcccatgctctctctgtctctcagataaataaaatatctaagaaataataataaagcacaCACGAAGTGTACATACATGATGCAGGTCTCCATGTGGGTGTGACAGAAATCAGCAGCTGCGGGTCCGCCGTGCCCGTCGTACACCGCGAAGTACAGGACCTCATCTGTTAGCTGGGCGCTGTCGAACCGGTCTTCGTTCTCCTTTCGTTTGCCAATATGCGAGGCGCAG
The genomic region above belongs to Canis aureus isolate CA01 chromosome 33, VMU_Caureus_v.1.0, whole genome shotgun sequence and contains:
- the PPM1K gene encoding protein phosphatase Mn(2+)-dependent 1K, whose translation is MSTAALITLVRSGGSHVRRRVLLSSRLLQDDRRLTPTCHGSTSEPRCSRFDPDGSGRPATWDNFGIWDNRIDEPILLPPSIKYGKPIPKISLENVGCASHIGKRKENEDRFDSAQLTDEVLYFAVYDGHGGPAAADFCHTHMETCIMDLLPKEKNLETVLTLAFLEIDKAFARHAHLSADATLLTSGTTATVALVRDGIELVVASVGDSRAILCRKGKPMKLTIDHTPERKDEKERIKKCGGFVAWNSLGQPHVNGRLAMTRSLGDLDLKTSGVIAEPETKRIKLHHADDSFLVLTTDGINFMVNSQEICNFVNQCHDPNEAAHAVIEQAIQYGSEDNSTAVVVPFGAWGKYKNSEINFSFSRSFASSGRWA